A region of the Dreissena polymorpha isolate Duluth1 chromosome 6, UMN_Dpol_1.0, whole genome shotgun sequence genome:
CTGGGGTCactatggtaacaactgctgcaaatggctgtgttgctgattgtttctgagctcctagttttgactggggtcaatatggtaacaactgctgcaactggctgtgttgctgattgtctctgagctcctagttttgactggggtcaatacggtaacaactgctgcaactggctgtgttgctgattgtctctgagctcctagttttgactggggtcaatatggtaacaactgctgcaactggctgtgttgctgattgtcgctgagctcttagttttgactggggtcaatatggtaacaactgctgcaactggctgtgttgctgattgtctctgagctcctagttttgactggggtcaatacggtcacaactgctgcaactggctgtgttgctgattgtctctgagctcctagttttgactggggtcaatatggtaacaactgctgcaactggctgtgttgctgattgtctctgagctcttagttttgactggggtcaatatggtaacaactgctgcaactggctgtgttgctgattgtctctgagctcttagttttgactggggtcaatatggtaacaactgctgcaactggctgtgttgcctgaccatgaggaatgtagagaatatctatcttaaacagtatttatctctgcgctcctagttttgactggggtcactatggtaacaactgctgcaaatggctgtgttgctgattgtctctgagctcttagttttgactggggtcaatatggtaacaactgctgcaactcgctgtgttgctgattgtctctgagctcttagttttgactggggtcaatatggtaacaactgctgcaactggctgtgttgctgattgtctctgagctcctacttttgactggggtcaatatggtaacaactgctgcaactggctgtgttgctgattgtctctgagctcttagttttgactggggtcaagatggtaacaactgctgcaacttgcTGTGTTGCTGAATGACAAGTTTTATTTCGTCAATTGGCGTCTGCAAAAAAAGAACAACGTGATACTGTAAATGTGTTTCCGTCTATTTTTGATACCAAACGAAAAACAAAACTTGCATAGGGTGTTACGACTTATATGACTTGAATCCATAGATGAAACGatggctcgattggtcaatgTGGATTTGAgtgctacttaaaagtaccccgggtactcttcaagtatactacaatataccccgggtacagaaaatacgcTTAAATGCACCCAGCCAATATTTCACTGTACTCGAGGTTTACTCCTACCCAAAATCCGATGTGATATAATGCGCTAACGAATTACGAAactaaattatctttgaaaaaaaactgacTCAACATTCTTTGagagtatgagtttcgattatACTGGGGCAATTTTACAGAACActgatataaatatgaacatactaACTTGAGAAAATGATCAAACAACGGCCAATTTAGCGTTAGTATTCCTGGGTACATTTTCCATACCCTGGGTACATTGTAGTATGTTTAAGAGTactcggggtacttttaagtagtactcgggctgacaaagaccaatcaagCAAAATGATGGACCTGGGACTATtgatacaataataattaataataattattttagataaAGTATAACCTctttattaccaaataatttggaCTGGGTTTTTATAAAGAtcctttttattatcaaatactaccTCATCAATAATGACAATAAGCAAAGGCCTACTAGACGATAGTCCCAAAAACATGAATTCAGCGAgagtttttctgagaaaactcagATGATTTTTATGAAGTAAGAAAATGGTTTGGCCACCATGAACCCACATTCCAATTTTGTGTCAAAACTCTACTACTTATGTCAAAGGAAACATGAATCCAAATAAACAAGAAGGAAATGTcacatgataataaatatatttggtttcatcacacaagaagcaatacttttcGAGGTTCGAGGTTATACTAGAACGTACAGCTGGATGGATGTATCGACGAACAAGGGTCAATCTACATGCACCCACCCATCTCTGTATTCAGGGGCTTGCCAAAAATAAACACATCGCTTGAAAACTCACCCGTAGACTGAGGGTCCTGCTTCAgggggatgcttaatgagctgtGACTACAAATGCTTCCAGAACAATCTCAATGCTTTGCTATCCGGGTttcctggaaataaagtaaatcatgtgcaaaatgaaacaacaaaactGAAGACAACACTAGCTTTTTCAAGGATAAAAAACTGGCTCAACCCGGTAACATAATTGTGAGTGTCTTAATAAGatataaactttcatataaacgaGCACACATATTTTAACTAAAGCTCGCCTTGTGCCCAGGATGTTACGAAGCTGGGTACCACTTGAAACTGTGTACacgttcaatgaaataaaattaaactatgTAGTTGTTATAAATTACTTTCATTTGGTTTTAAgaccaaattttatttcaatggtgtttatacaaaacacaaatatcaaGTGGTGTTTAAGAAAGACCAGGGTTATATATAAATTGTTCTAGAACACTTTTTGAACATTCACCAATTGCAAAAGATTTTGCTTTTATGGTTAAGTATAAGAAGAAGAAGAGCTTCgctaatatattgttttttgtaaaggtgaagggacctatctcaatacttcatcAAACAGAAGGAGGGATGggtggagagggtgtatagtgtgaagATGTGGtcttttattacattatctttcaaaaatgaaaaaaaagttacataacttgcctacacagtccccttatgatagtgagCATGTGTTCCAAGTGTGAAATCAATAGccatgatactttaggagtaaagtgcaccaaatcacaaaacttaaccaaattttcaatgttctaagtataaaaggggcaataattctgtcaaaatgccagtcagagttaaataactttgcctgcacagttcccttatggtagttagtaattgatgcaagtatgaaagcaatagcgttgatacattagaaataaagtggacataaacacaaaacttaacctaaatatcacttttctaagtataaaagggcacataattatgtcaaactgccagccagagttatctcactttgcttGCCCACTCCCCTCATGATACATgtagtaagtgtaacaagtttgaatgcaatagctttgatactttatagaAAAGTTGAACTTAACACAAAACTGTTTATTGCATCAAACATGTGCTCAAGATGGTTCCGGAATATGCCCTTACTAGACAGGGCTATACTTCTAGTAGGGGTCGCATGAAACAACAGTTATAATATACACACCCTAGTTGTATTGAATCCTGTCAAACTGACACCTGTTTGTTAATTGAAAACTCTATTAATATGGGCATTGGTCATAAATCTGAGACATGGTGGGTGCGCGAAAATGATATCTCCTTAAAATAAGTGATTCCACAGTTTGACGTCATTGAAATGTGCGTAAAAAACGTCaaactttgtttaaattataGATTGGTGGACAAAACTAGTCATAATGTGCGCATctttatcaataaatttaatatgatttatgacaaacacatgttttgtggatattcttcagacatattatattttaatacttgCGTTTATATATTTACTCTAGTGAAAAACATAACATCTTTCATTTGTGCATGGAaaccaattattatttcaataacataaatctgtactcaaataaaaatatataatgcgtacgttaaaacaaaacacatacttacAAGAGTAGGTAAGCTGCTTGAAATTATCACATGGTTTCTTGGCTTCCTCAATTGCATGGTTTCTCCTTGCAGACTTTGATGCCACATTACGCAGTCAACTTGTTTACTGCAAATggcaaaacaacattttacagATAACgtttaaagattatttcttagCTGTAATCAAATCCCTTATCATTCAATAAGACACTAGTTTTTCTGCATATATTCTGCAAACAGAGAAAGAGTATGCAATTTTTAAAGGAACGTTTTTGGTTGTTCTTGCTAATGCCCTGTGTAAGAGTCCCTTTATTTACAGATAAAGATGGaatattattacataaattggtttaaacgtGTGCAATAtgattaacaataattattcaaacGGAACTAATACAGTTcatggaataaaataaaatacatattaaacaaagatacgcttgtatatttaaaaaaagcctACTTTAAATAATCATCAAATTAAAAGCAGCCAAAGCATATCACAATACCATACAATATGTAATGCAATATATTGgtataatttgtagttaccggTAAATCTGTTTTTATGTGTTGGcgtatttttttcttttagttATGTCACTGACTTATGTCAGTCAACTTTCTCACAACATAtttgaacaagtctctttaaaatCTTACACTTTCTTACTTTCATGACCATCCAAGCCCATATGACCATAACATGACCCActggtcagtacaggggcagggtgcaggccatccttaacatgacccacaggtcagtacaggggcagggtgcgggccatccttaacatgacccacaggtcagtacaggggcagagtgcgggccatgacccacaggGTGCGGGTCATGACCAAATGGTTAGAACAGGGGCAGGTtgcgggccatgacccacaggtcagtacaggggcagggtgcgggccatccttaacatgacccacaggtcagtacaggggcagggtacgggccatccttaacatgacccacaggtcagtacaggggcagggtgcgggccatgacccacaggtcagtacaggggcagagtgcgggccatgacccacaggtcagtacaggggcagggtgcgggccatgacccacaggtcagtacaggggtagggtgcgggccatgacccacaggtcagtacaggggtagggtgcgggccatccttaacatgatTAGAAGAGGCAGagtgcaataaaaataaaacataataaaagcaaATTTGAATATAGCAATATgctaaaatatattcttaaacaaaacaaactagtTAATATTAAATGGTTGAGAATATACTAATATCATACAGACATATTTGCATTCATACCTCTCgtagtttaatgcatatgcaccaCTGTTGTTGATGTTTAGTATACGACTGCTGCTGAAACTGTTTTTGCTGCTGTGCTGACGTGGCTTGGTTGCTAGGATTTCGCTTGACACTGAACAACGGCCACTGAAAAATAAGTTATATTGGataatttgttataatgtaatCAAAGATGACAAGTGGTTCAAGGGATTtaatgcttttgttgtttttatacacaaatattaacacaCTTCTGTGCACACTATTAGTTAATCCCCCTGAATAAAATATAAGTAACACAGCCTCTGTAATTCCATGTGTGGT
Encoded here:
- the LOC127833640 gene encoding uncharacterized protein LOC127833640 — encoded protein: MLNEFYPKCAASLDLWLQTVLPRGQDYFICKDNLSINMEQYPENHDQLMNCVTAPSVTLQRKGLPCRRSNCGRCSVSSEILATKPRQHSSKNSFSSSRILNINNSGAYALNYESKQVDCVMWHQSLQGETMQLRKPRNHVIISSSLPTLETRIAKH